TCAAATGTGGTACGAAAAATGTAATTTCATTTGCTAAGTTAGTGATAAATTTGGGTGAGACAAGAATTCAATTGTTTGACATGCATCAAAGAATTTCATATTTTGGTTACTAAATATAATTGTCCAACTTTTGAAGCAAAAATGCGAGAGGGCTAGTATACTTTAATGTGCACAtaggtaaaaaaatttagaaatgaaatatatttcGAGTAGTCACAAATAGTTATTTataatttgcaaaaataaaatagaataaaataatgaaggCAAAACTCAAGTGGTTGCGAATGCCATTTCCTGAAATCCACGACAAAGTTTTTCATTGGGGAGGCAATGAAGGTCGTGTATTTGAAAAGACCGATAATAATATTTTGTTGACCtactaagaagaaaaaataaataatcttaTGTTGACAAAAGGCTAAAAGGGCTATTGGAAAGAAGTAAATACAAAAAGGCTGAGACGGCAGCGAGGGTTAAAGCCAATTTTTTTgcagtgtccctttgtgccattTGATTGTCCTCCTCTCTTTGTCCATCCAATTCCATCCCTCTCTGTTATTGTTATTAAACATGTCCTCAGAATTTATTGGCTCTTTCTAAACTCGAGTCTATGCCGATTTTTGGGTTTTATTATGCGTTAACATAATATTAGCCAAGGCCTATCGACTTGTAGTGTCCCTAATCTTGTTGCTATGTTTCTAACTTTTTTCGTTTACTTAGCCTCATCACGTTCGCATGCACTGAATGGTAATGGCATGGCAGGCttcttgtcatttttcttggtccTTGCACATTTGATGACGCTGTATTTGATTGACTAATTTGGCTTATAGCTTCTTGGAGGttattattgaaaattggaTTAGATGTCGATATTTTACCTAATACGCATTTCAACACTTTTCGAGGTCTTTCTTTCCAGAACCAATCAAACCAATCGGGCCTCCAATCAGGACGTTATAAAATTATTGTCATAAAAACTTATCTTGGTCCTCGCATAAACTTATCTTCGTCATAAAATTATTGTCATAAGCttatcttctcatttttcttggtCCTCGCACATTTGACGACATCGTGTTTGATTGACTAATTTGGCTTATAGCTTTTTGGAAGttattattgaaaattggaTTAGATATCAATATTTTACCCAATACGCATTTCAACACTTTTCAAAGTCTTTCTTTCCAGAACCAATCAAACCAATCGGGCCTCCAATCAGGAcgttataaaattattttcataaaaacttATCTTATGTTGACGCAGCAAATTAATTAGCAATTTTATTAACAATAActttaacattaaaaaaagatcTGTGCTCATTAGATCTAATTAACAAAGAATAGTTTCATGCGCAAATTTTCACCACTATCAGGCGtgcaaaataatattattaaaagaccTAATAATatcctaccaaaaagaaaaaaaaagaccttaTAATATTCTTTGTTGACCCCAAAAACGAAAGTCATGGCATCTCGGTATAAAGAATTAGGGGTGTGCGATCAGACTGGATATACCCGGGAACTGGATCGGCCCACCCAGAAAACAGGGttaggaaccggttcccaaaattcggaaTCAATTTAAATAGGTTCGGGAACCGGGTCCGATTGACTACCCACctaggaaccggttcccgaaccGGTTTTGGAACCGGGTCCGATTGACTACCCACCCAGGAACCGGTTCCTAAACCGGTTTTGGAACCGGTTTGGGAACTAGCTTTCTAAGTATAAGTCTAAAATCctattttttccctttacttTTATTCTTACTCTCGCAATTACACGgtgtttttcctcttggctctctcaaacacaCACGCCACTCCTCCTTCGTCGTTCCttttcctcacttgcttccctccttCATCGGCTCCCTCTCGCACCGTCCGACGAATGGATGGTGTCCGTCGctgccaaattcttgtgtaccacGTGAATTGgctcgcctaatttctcttttgtaggagttaatgtttgcataaatgagtagttTCATGTAGTAGTTATAGAAATAAGACTGATATTATACTCATGTTCGTTGCTAATTATTTGCCttctgattttatttattataattagccttgtggatccttaatttttcgttcagtcaaaaagttcatgtatttatttattacaagtgaggattacgttattttcttgcgtattaatataaaattcgaattCGTATAGGATATTGGGAGATTGCAAAATAGGTTTTAGTAGAAACGGGGCTGACCCTGGAACTAGACCGGAAAAACAAGGTaggtcgggtacagggtccaatACAAACAGAGTCGAATATAGAGTCCAAAAAAGGGGAACCAGTTATAAAAAGGTCGGATGGATCCAATACAAACAGAGTCGGATACAGTTTCATCTTATAATGACAATTAATTAATGTCCATCCACCAATCTAAAGGTACATCGATCCTCTAAATCTGCCATATAGTCACAGCGAAACATGTCCTTAATGAGATGAGATACTTTATTTTCcatataagaaaaggaaaaatggactGGAGAGATGGAAGTCATTTTCTCCCAAGCCAATCAGCCAATCCATCATGATGCCTCTGATCAGGAGATTATGAGGTTATgattattgaaatttattttataatcatGGATCAAATTTATTAACGATTCAACTAGCAATATATTCCGCATTAAACAAATACTTTGTATAGATTAGACATCTAACTAATGCAGCAAATGTGATCTTCAGTGAAGACAAATTTCACGTGCAAATCGTCAACACTTAGGGCGCCTAAAGTGCACATCGGCTCATCCTGAAGCACcaacttttaatttatcaacATGTGATGTCATTATAATTAGCtctaaatattcaaataaatacGAGCAATTCTTGGCCCAAACATGAAATATGGTCCACAGTATCAATTATCTATGCACAAATTTAAGCTAAGAAATTTATTAAACAAGTTATATGCATATAAATAAAGAGAAGTAGCAGAAGAGAAATGCAAACTGTTTTATAGAGGTCCGGGCCAAATGGGGTGCCATTCCATTTTCAGAGGATGTTCAAGAGTTATGCCTAATCAATTATACTTTAAGCCTCATATGGAGCCAATATTCATTTATAAACATGGCACACTTTTTAACAAAGAAGTGCTAGTACAAAATTGACCCCTCAAGAATTTGATTGCAAAGTGTATACAAAAAGGATTTTGCAAGTAGTAGTAATGTacagccaaaaataaaaataaaaagaacagtTGGTAAAAAAGAGTCACTAATCACCTGATTTTCAGTAAGGAATGACAGACATTTAATGAAATATATGATGtacttttatcaaattttgtATTCAAAATATGGTGTGTATAATTTACTTAATTAAATAGAATGTAATAcatgaataaaataattatacacaTTAGACATTTGTGAAGCATACATTCACGTACCCACCCATTGAATATAACAACATGCGAACAGAAGTGCtgtccattaatttttttttttttcattatccattaattcaagttttaTTGTTACTCCACTCCTTTTCTGGTGAGTGGAGAGTGGAGCGTCGATGTATCATTagctttctcaatcaaatagCCTTCTACTTGTCGTGATGCAGAAGAATATAATGTGGCACACTGGCCGAGGTTACTCGATTTTGCTGAAGTTATCTATAAATAAGACCAAGGAAAAGAGCTAAACAAAGAATGTTAACGGAGATATCTAACAGAGAAGtatacaaatgaaagaaaggaaaaagatgtaaaccaaaaaaaagaagaaaaagaaaaagaaaaaacgaaagaaaggaGACTTTCAACCCACAATGCTGAACCATACCTTATGAACGTCAATTGTTATGTTGAGATGAGAAGATTTCCGCGGTTGAATTTGAGCCAGTTACAATTGATTATGCACAAGGTTCGATATTCCACCCGCTATAAAATGAAAGCGAAATTTACAATACTTTACACACTAGCTAATGGACCTCCAATACAGTAAAAGTCATATTTAATGACAATTTATGACGCCAAGTTCTTGATTACGAGATAGTATTGCAAACCTTTGTAAATcatcataaataataataacaataataaatatAGTCAAACTTGCGGCCTTAAGCTGTTAATTACGATTGAACATTGTAGAGCTTTAGGTGCCAAAGCACAGAGCTAAAGTTGACGGTGGGGGTCTTGTTAAAAAAGTAGGTACAACTGACACGGCGCATGGGATGTGACGTGTAACTGCAACAATGTATGACGACGTATGTTAGATCGAATTATTTGGCTTTTAGCTTCGCAGAGGAACACGGGATTGTCATCGACGTTTGTATTGGGTTATTGATACAAATATTTACCTAATGCCGCTTCCTACAATTTTAAAAGGCTTTCTTTTCCCTAAGCCAATCAATTAACCAATCAGAAATCTAGCCTCCAATCAAGATTGTACGAAATTATAGTCATAGAATTTGTCTTTCGTTGACTTGTcaaattcattaataatttaGTTAACAATAAATCAACATCAAACAAATATTTGTATCAATCATATGTCTAAATAATGCGGTAAATGCGATATTCCGTAAAGTTTCACACACAAATCATTAACTCTTTTAGGCACAAACATAATACCATTACTAAAAGACTTTATAATATTATGCGTTTTAGGGCAAGGCAATCTTTTTTACCCTTTcgaaatccttaaaaaaaatactcaagaacaacaaatataattttaaattataagtAGCATATTTGAGTGAGCTTTATAATCATCAAAATTGAATTAGGGTCAACATAGACATagttctataatttttttggatagttGTGAAAACTTCTTTCATGTGAATGTAACATGTAAGTCTTTCAAAGACGCTTCGATCAAAATCACAAGTCAAAAGTGTTATGCAACTTTTACTTCTCCAGAAAAAGTGAAAGCCTTGATGTTGAAGGACACTACTTGAAATTATCAAGCTCATGGCTAGAATCTTCCATACATGTCATCTGTAAGTAATAGACAAATATGGCGCATGAATGCACATGGATCAATGCAGGCAAAGTTAGAGCACATGTGGTATAAGAGAGGAGGATTTTCAAATATGGCATGTGAACACATTTGGATCGATGTAGCCAAAGTTAGAGCACACGTGGAAAACATAAATACTGACATCCTGAATAGAACAGGATCCACCAAATAGAAACACGATAAATCCACTTTTAATAagcaattttcacaatttcacaTGCTTATTATGAAGACGATCCACCAAACTGGGACTCAATGGGTAATAACTAATGAAGTGATCATAAGAACCACATCACACGAGGCATGAGAAAAATACCGCACGAACCATGTGCTATGTTATATTCCATCAAATGAGTTTTGTTCCACAAAAGAATGTCGACTTAAGACAAATAGCAATTCAAACTTCCCAAACATAGCACCATCGGCAAATTGAGTTTTTCGAATAAAAATCTTGTGCTATGAAAAAGCCTTACAAATAGGATTGAGAGCCAAGTGACAGTACGAGAAATTTATGTTATTCAGCTGAAGGTCTACACTCATGAGCTAACGGTAAGAGCAAAGAATGATGTCTCCGAgcatggtgaaaaagaaaaagccataaaaaacTATCGTTAACTCAGGGTGCAGTTAACACGAACTTGTTTTTATGTTTGAGCTCTCCAGTGAATtatctttctttacttttcacttcttcctttttttctgaaactaagaataaatatatatgaatGGACAGAGTTGATGCAACTGAAGTATGACGTCATAAAGTCTAAGCACGTATTacaatgttcaatttcatccgGTACGAATCGAGTTCTTTGTGTTTGTGTCCCATACAATATGAGGGGTCACATTTTGGTTCCCATTTTTTACCACATCTCATTTAAGAGGTTTTTAATGTCAATGTGAGTAACATATAATTGATTCATTAGCTCACGATCTtacattaaagaaaataaataaatgattgaaGAAAAGCAATTTTGCATGTCGGAGATGTCAAGACCAAATTAGAGTAAAGTGGGCAGAAAAGTAATCAAGGACCAGGTGAGGCAATGAGGTGCGAGTAGGTGTTGGGTTCTTGATCAGCTTCTTTTACTCCATGATCAAGATTGGGCTTCTCATGATGCTCGCCGGTGACATCTGGTTGTTTTTCTCGGCACTGCAGTATCTTGGCTCCCTAGCGGCGAAATTAGTATAGATTTGAGTGGGACAAGAGTTCAATTCTTGAACGGGATGACTACCATATCCAGAGGCAATTACAAAGTTGGTGTTTGGAGTTTCAGTGGGCCATGAAACATCTGAAGGGGAAGGCATCCCATGATTTGAAGCTCCATCAACATAAGTCTTTTGATGTTGAACAGATCAAACAACAAATTATCTTATGCTGTTTATTGTCCTTTTTACAATTAATAtgaattcattctttcatttaaCTTTGAGCATATAGTAGGTATTGGTAGTGTACATTATTACCCTGGATAGTGAGTTTATCCtctttttataggaaaaacaaACTCAACTAACCATTGTTAACACATCaatggttgggcgaggtcggattggccaccggcggggcagggcgagcctcgccggtggttgggcttgcctccaGCAAGCTCGCCGGACTTCGCCCTGGCCTggtgagcctccggcgagctcgccggaccggtgATCAACGGCGGATGGCGAgcggcggcggacggtggcAAGCGGTGGCGGACGGCAATCGCGGGATGACGGAAGGGAAGAATGAGAGTTTTACTCTTTTGATTCTCGGAcgaagaatcaaattttttttattctcaattctcttcccaatctatttccgggaacaaaaattttgctaaacgcgattctcgtcccaaactgattctaggaacaaaaaatcagaatcaaacactgtttggcacgttgccaaacatgCCCTTATTGGCTTTCAAAGCTGTCTTCGTCAAAATGGCTGGTAAAAAGAGTGGTGCAACTGTTACCTCTCCGGAAAAGTTTTTAGGGTGAATGTCGAACAACACTAGTATTTACCAAGCTCGTTGGCCGGAATCttccatatatcatcatcaagTGTATTACAAAGCAAAGCACAGACCATTAACctctctgcatttttttttttcaagaaagataatcatatagataaaaaaataaattcaaatctGACAAGTAAATGCActtaaataaatgcaacttaagTTAGCCCAGGCATATTCACATCTCgacaaaataatgcaaaaatgcaTATGAATCCGTCATACCATTCTTAAATACAAGATGGATacttaaaaatatcaaaatcagttaatgagaaaataacaaaattgtaTATGGTATGCATTTTGAAAATCTATTTCTTGACTCATCTTTTAAAGACacgatgagtttttttttttttttaataagcacAAAATCTAAAAAGGTTTTTACCCACCCCGTTGGTGGCAGAGATGGTGGAGTTGTATGCTGGCCACCCGCAATGTCAGAGTTCAACTCCCTACCTCGTCATTTGCGCGACTTACCTGCGACCCGTGGGAGGTGGGTTCCTGCGGATCACATCGGGTTTACGCCGCCGGCTGCTGGCTATACAACGCTTCTcgagtcacaaaaaaaaaaaaaaaaaaaaaaaaaatctaaacaattGCTTAGCTACTATACAAATTCTTGAGAAGCTAAGATCAACGATGCGAAAGATATGTTGCCATCCATAGAGGATGAAATATTGGAATGAAATACATGATAAGTTGGGTTGAGAATGAGACAAATACATTTAATTagcaatttttacaatttctcATGCTCTCTGGCAAATTACCTTAGAGTGAAATTAGCACGAAATTGTCTTCACGTGAGAGCTCTCCAGCAAATtatcttcctttgtttttcaCTTCTTACTTCAAGTGATGAGCTCTTTGGTAATCCCTGAAGTCTTTAACAAtatttacatttacaaaggaaatTGCCTCTACACTGAAGGATTATAGCTCACTCTACAGGTACACCTTACTTCACTCTACGCTGAAAATACGCCTCTTAAAATGACTACACCAGCACCTCTTATTTCACAagtaatgtatatatatatatatattaaaaagtaCAAGAAGTACGAACAAGTTTTAGTTTTAGAGCGATTTGATCCCTCGGCCACCTTCAACTCCTACTTTGACACGAACGTACAGCCGTTGAAGCTTCCTCCACACGTTGAATAGGTAAATAGCTGTTGAAAAGGGTGATTTTAGATCAGTAGGATCACTGTGGAAAATGGAATAACAAGTTTCAAGGCGTTATTCCATTTgcataaataaaaacatttgcCTGTCTTTACGTGCGCACCCAATTTCAGACCAAACCCGTCGCCTCCGAATCGACGACActagaatctctctctctctctctctctgtctgccAAAGCTCTTCGGCGATGGCTCTGCAACTGTGGGAGACCCTCAAAGAATCCATCGTCGCCTCCACGGGCCTGTCCCCAGCGACTTTCTTCACCATCCTTGCCCTTGGGCTCGCCGTCTACTATGTCGTGTCCGGCCTCTTCGGGTCGTTATCCCACCGCCACCAGAGGCCGAGGAACTACCAGGAGCAGATGAAGCCTCTCGCTCCTCGTGTTCAGCTTGTCGAGACCTCCGAGGACGAGCTCAAGCAGTACGACGGCACCGACCCCAAGAAGTCTCTCTTGATGGCCAACAGGGGGCAGATCTACGATGTCTCTCAGAGCAGGTTTGCTGCGACCTTCTTCTTAGTATCGGATGAAATTGTTATGCTCATCGCGCGATTTCGATTGTTTCCTGTGGTACTCGTGGGTTATGGATCGGATCATCACTGTCTTCTTAGGCTAATTCTAAATGAATTCGTTGATTGCGACATACTCTCTATTCACGTGCGAAGTTAACGCTGCGATGAAATGTTCTATGGGAAGCTTAAAAAAATGGTGGAGATCCATTCGTCCACACACGATCAAATTTATGCAACAAATTACCCTTTTTTGCGGGATCTAAAAGCCTGGTTAATAAAATGGGAGTAGAGTTTGACAATCATGTGCTGAAGAGTTATGCCCCACATTCATGTTATCTCTAATTTCACTTCCTTGTGTAATGATGGAACGACTTCCATGCTCTAGCAATTGAAGTTTCTATTTGCAACATGAACTTTAAATTTCGTgtcttcaataattttttagccTGAACCCAATagccttcttttttcttttttaattataactTCCAACATGTATCTGAATATGTATGTCTTGTTCAGtttgatatatttattaagAATAAGTAATATATGGCCTATCTTGTGGTTAGACTTCAAGTCCCGGGGTATCTAGAGTCTAACACATAGTTCAATAACATTCGTGGACCCCTTTCACTTCACATTTAACAAAGATTGACGTACGTGGTGCCACCACAGATCTCATAGCACCTTTTTTCAGTATAATGACGAgatattaattgattaatgAATCGATTAGTGTCTGGTCGACTAATCTTGAGGTGCATCGATCATCACTCACATATTTAGCATATAGCCACAGCAGAGTGTTTTTTAATAAGATCAACACTTCATTATCCatataatagaaagaaaatgaagggttgaaaaaatagaaatcatttCCCCGAAGCCAAACCAATCAATCAATCAGAAAATTGGCCTTTAACTAGGATGGTATGATACTATGGTCATAGAAATCTATCCTATGTTGAGTAGTCAAATTTATTAACATTCAATTTAGCAAAAAGTTCAACAATGAACAAAGATATGTGGCGAAGACACATCTAACTAATGTGGCAATTGTGATCtatcatgaagaaatttttttttttttttggcccatcCATGAAGAAAAGTTTAAGGGGCACATTGTCAACACTCGTGCCTGAAGTGCAGTCCGATGCTAACGTGTCGGCTCATCCTTAAGCACTTTCCTTAAAATATTCTTTGTCGACCCACACGAAAAGCAAGCAATGCATCTGAATATCGACCGTATATAGAGAAGATCAAATGGTGAACAGACTACGCTAAGAAAGTACCAAATTTTACGCAACTCACTGCTCACTGTTAATCACTTCCGTTTCCTGATTCTaatgacttctttttcttccaagcATAGAAGGAGTTACGATGTCTTCCTAAGTTTCAGAGGCACAGACGTCCACAATAACTTTCTTGGTCATCTCTACATAGCTCTGACCAGAGAGGAATTAACACTTACATCGATAGTGAAGAATTGAGGAAGGGAGAGCAAATATCACCTGCACTTATGGAGGCAATCAAGGAATCGCAAATCGCCATCGTAGTTTTCTCCGAGAACTACGCCTCATCAAAGTGGTGTTTGGATGAGCTTGCAGAaatcatggagtgcaaggagcaaAGAAACCTAGTAGTCTTTCCggtgttttacaaagtggaacctaGAGAAGTGAGAACACCAGGGAAAGGGGACAGACAGAGTTATGGAAAAGCTATGGCCGAGCATGAGGTCAACTTTGGGAAGGATTCAGAGAAAGTAAAGAGATGGAAAAAAGCTCTTTCAAACGTTGGTAGCTTGTCTGGATGGCATGTTACTGAAAATGAGTACGTG
This region of Eucalyptus grandis isolate ANBG69807.140 chromosome 8, ASM1654582v1, whole genome shotgun sequence genomic DNA includes:
- the LOC120287706 gene encoding membrane steroid-binding protein 2-like isoform X1, which produces MALQLWETLKESIVASTGLSPATFFTILALGLAVYYVVSGLFGSLSHRHQRPRNYQEQMKPLAPRVQLVETSEDELKQYDGTDPKKSLLMANRGQIYDVSQSRRSYDVFLSFRGTDVHNNFLGHLYIALTREELTLTSIVKN
- the LOC120287706 gene encoding membrane steroid-binding protein 2-like isoform X2, with protein sequence MALQLWETLKESIVASTGLSPATFFTILALGLAVYYVVSGLFGSLSHRHQRPRNYQEQMKPLAPRVQLVETSEDELKQYDGTDPKKSLLMANRGQIYDVSQSSIEGVTMSS